Proteins found in one Prochlorococcus marinus XMU1405 genomic segment:
- the trxA gene encoding thioredoxin — protein MSSAPAVTDSSFDKDVLQSDLPVLVDFWAPWCGPCRMVAPVVEEISKDFEGKIKVFKLNTDENPNVASQYGIRSIPTLMIFKGGQKVDTVVGAVPKATLASTLTKHL, from the coding sequence ATGTCATCAGCTCCAGCCGTAACTGACTCTTCATTTGACAAGGATGTACTTCAAAGTGATCTACCAGTATTGGTTGATTTTTGGGCACCATGGTGTGGTCCATGTAGGATGGTTGCACCAGTTGTAGAGGAAATCTCAAAAGACTTTGAAGGGAAAATTAAAGTTTTTAAATTAAATACAGATGAAAATCCGAATGTTGCCAGTCAATACGGAATTAGAAGTATTCCTACATTAATGATCTTTAAAGGTGGTCAAAAGGTTGATACTGTTGTTGGTGCTGTGCCAAAAGCAACTCTTGCGAGCACTTTAACTAAGCATTTATAG
- a CDS encoding GuaB3 family IMP dehydrogenase-related protein, which translates to MNIELGLNKNVRRAYGIDEIALVPGKRTLDYELTDPSWSIGDFKREVPIVASAMDSVVDVNTAVELTKLGSLGVINMEGIQARYENPDVILNQIASVGKNDFVPLMQKIYSEPVKEELILQRINEVKERGGIAAFSGTPQAAIKYKETLNNSKIDLFFLQGTVVSTEHLGMEGKETLNIKDLCQSMNVPVVAGNCVTYEVAKLLMNAGVAGLMVGIGPGAACTSRGVLGIGIPQATAIADCSTARNDYFKESGRYIPIIGDGGIVTGGDICKCLACGADSVMIGSPIAKSSNAPGKGFHWGMATPSPVLPRGTRIEVGSTGSLERIIKGPALLDDGTHNLLGAIRTSMSTLGAKNIKEMHEVEIVIAPSLLTEGKVYQKAQQLGMGK; encoded by the coding sequence TTGAATATTGAACTTGGCTTAAATAAAAACGTCAGAAGGGCTTATGGCATCGATGAAATAGCTTTAGTCCCTGGTAAAAGAACACTTGATTACGAATTGACTGATCCTTCCTGGTCAATAGGTGATTTTAAGAGAGAAGTTCCTATAGTAGCTAGTGCTATGGACAGCGTTGTGGATGTCAATACAGCTGTAGAACTTACAAAATTAGGCTCCTTAGGTGTTATTAATATGGAGGGGATACAAGCCCGATATGAAAACCCTGATGTAATACTGAATCAAATAGCATCAGTAGGGAAGAATGATTTTGTTCCATTAATGCAGAAGATATACAGTGAACCAGTTAAGGAAGAATTGATTTTACAAAGAATAAATGAGGTCAAAGAAAGAGGTGGCATCGCAGCTTTTAGTGGAACTCCTCAAGCTGCTATTAAGTACAAAGAAACACTTAATAATTCCAAAATAGATTTATTTTTCCTTCAAGGAACAGTTGTTTCAACCGAACATCTTGGTATGGAAGGTAAGGAAACATTAAATATTAAAGATCTCTGCCAATCTATGAATGTCCCAGTCGTAGCGGGTAATTGTGTCACTTATGAAGTTGCCAAACTTCTTATGAATGCTGGAGTTGCAGGTTTAATGGTTGGTATAGGACCTGGAGCGGCATGTACTTCAAGAGGTGTATTAGGAATTGGAATCCCTCAAGCTACCGCAATAGCTGATTGTAGTACTGCAAGGAATGATTACTTTAAAGAAAGTGGTCGTTATATTCCTATTATTGGTGATGGGGGAATTGTTACGGGCGGAGATATTTGTAAATGTTTAGCGTGTGGTGCAGATTCTGTAATGATTGGATCACCAATAGCTAAATCCTCAAATGCTCCAGGTAAAGGATTTCACTGGGGCATGGCAACTCCAAGTCCTGTATTACCAAGGGGTACAAGAATTGAAGTTGGTTCTACAGGATCGTTAGAAAGGATAATTAAAGGCCCAGCTCTACTTGATGATGGGACACATAACTTATTAGGGGCCATTAGAACATCAATGAGTACTCTTGGGGCTAAAAACATAAAAGAAATGCATGAAGTTGAAATAGTTATCGCACCATCGCTTCTTACAGAAGGTAAGGTTTATCAAAAAGCTCAGCAGCTTGGAATGGGTAAGTAG